TTCATAAGACTTATGAGATAGAAAAGAAAATATAGTTTTTAAACTATGACTTTATTATACGAGGAGGTGAAAATATGAGATATAATGTTGAACTAGCTTTATCTAATGACAATATATCAAAAGATAAAAATAGGATTGTAATTTCTTTTCTAAAATATATATATGAATCCTATGATAAAAATTATTATGAATCATTATACGAAAAGGAAGAAAACAAAAGTAAGAGCTTTACTTTCTCTTTGTATATGCCAAACTGTAAATTTACCAGGGAAGAAATAATAATACCAAATAAGAAAATAATATTAAATTTTTCAACATCCGACATGAGGGATGGGATTTTATTCTACAATGCAGCATTGGCCAATAAAGGAAAAACTTATAGGGTGAAAGATAACTCTATAACTATAAGTAAGATAAATATGAATAAAGAGAAAATTATAACTAATGATTATGCAATCTACTCTTCTATGTCTCCTGTTGTTGTTAGGAAACACAAAGGTGATAATAAAAAAACATGGTACTACTCTTTGAATGAAGAACAAGGAAAAGAAGTATTTATAGAAAATCTCAAGTATCAATTATTAGATAACTTTGGCGAAGAGAGAAGATTAGATATCGAAGAGATAGCTTTTCAGATGCTAAGTAATAAAGAAGTTAAAGTAAAACATTATGGAATAGAAATTTTATCAAATATTTGTAGAATAAAGGTACAAGCTAAGCCGTATATCTTAGATTATATTTATAAGTCAGGGATAGGGTCTAAAAGAAATAGTGGATTTGGAATGTTAGATTTAGTATAGGGGGTGATATGGTGGGAGAAAAGATACGCTTATATATGGAGGATTGGTTATATAATAGCGGTTTAGTAGGCTTTTATAATATATTAAAACATGCTGAAAATGAAGTAGTAATAAATCAAAATTATTTAGAGTTTGACTCTGATAATCTAGTAGACTTTGAAAAAAAATACTTTAGTTATTTGATGTATAAATACAAGGATATATTGTCATTAAACAAGATAACTTCGTTTGAAGATTTTATATTATACTATGAAGAAAGTAATTTTGAGAATTTTGATGAAAAGAGTCTAGAAATTACAAATAAATATATATCTGATGTAGCAAAGAAACAAATAAAAAGTAATAGTTATAAGTCAGCCTATGAATTAATAAAATCTACAGTTGATATTTTAGGCTTAGAAAAAAGTTTGAAAACCATAAATCTTAAAAAGAAACAGAAGATAGAAGACATCTTACCAGAAGTAAAGGACAAATTTAAATTATTGATGCAAATAATTGGGTACATGAAACTAGAGGATGCTCAAAAATATATAGGAGCAAAGAATGCTATGTATACTGTAATAAAAAATGGATGGAACGGAGTTTGCTTCTTAAATCCTCAAACAAAAGAGAAGGACATGTATATAGACTTTAAGGATTATTTCGTTGACCCAACAATAGAATATTTAAAAATAGATAAATCTAGATTTAGGTTCAGCTGTTTTTCTTGTAATAGGAGTATGAAGGATCTTACAAATGATCTTAGTTTTTTAAATTCTACTGGATTTGATGTAAGCAGAAAATCCTCTCATGTGTGGGATTTTCAAAACGATATTGCTGTCTGTCCTATCTGCAAACTAATATATTCATGTGTACCTGCTGGAATTTCGTATCTTTATGATAAAGGAATATATATAAACGATAACTCAAGTATGAAGAATGCTATCGATATAAACAATAAGATTTATATGGAAATTTACAAGCAAAGTAAAGAAGATAAGAAGCTAACATATAAAGCATTAGTAAAATCAATAAATGAGGAATATAACGATAAAATAAAATATGAGTTAGCAGATATTCAACTAGTTAGATATGAGGATGAGAAATATAGATTTAACATTCTCTCTAAGGATTCTCTAAGGGTTATTAAAGGTTCTGAAGATGATTTAAATAAGCTAATTAATTGTGGTTTTAAGGAAATCAATACGTATTTTAATGTATATGAGTTGGTTGTGGATAGACTTTTAAATAGTCAGAATATGTTTACTTTGGTTCAAAAGATGCTTCATTACAAATTATCGCAGCCGAAGGATTCACATTATAATTCATATCATGTAATTAGAATTTTAAGGATTAATACAAGATTTTTAAAGGGGGTAGGATGTATGAAAGAAAAAGAAATTGATATAGTCGATTTAGGAAATAAAGCAGGATATTTTTTAAGAAAGGATTACGGAGACTCTGTAGATAAGTTAAATGGTATAGCTTATAGATTGTTAAATTCATTAAAGACGAATAATAAGGATAGTTTTATGGATACTTTGTTAAATTGCTATTTATATGTAAAATCACCAGTGCCTAAGGTTTTTTTAGAGGTTTTTTCAAGTGATGAGGATTTTAAAACTATTGGATATGCTTTCGTAGCAGGACTTATTGAAGGGAAGAAAGAGAATATAAATGATAATGGGAATGGAGGAAATGATAATGAGTAACTTAAAACCAAAAGGATTAGCAATTTCAATGATTTTTGAGGCGGAAAGTGCAAATTACGGTGAAGGGGTAGGGAATGTAGCTTCTTTAAAAAAACTGACAAGGGATAGAGGAGAGCAATATACTTATATCTCGCGACAAGCAATTAGATATAACATATCTGAACAACTAGGCGAGAATATTGCACCAGTAAAGGCGGAAGGTAGTGGAGATAAAAAGGTCGTCCAATTTGCAGAAAAAGCTACCATAAAAGATTATCCGGAAATAGACTTTTTTGGATACCTAAAGACGGAAAAAGGAACCGGTGGAAAAAAGAGAACTGCAAAGGTAAGACTATCCAATGCTATATCTTTAGAAACTTTTAAAGGAGATTTAGATTTTCTAACTAATAAGGGATTAGCAGATAGAATAAATGAAAATATGAATATAGCTCAATCAGAAATACATAGGTCCTATTATAGATATACGATCGTTATGGATTTAGATCAGATTGGAATTGATGAAGTGTATGATATTGAACTTAGTAGCGAAGAAAAAATAAGAAGGGTTAATAGATTATTAGATACTATTGCATTCTTATATAGAGATATTAGAGGTAGAAGAGAAGATTTAAAACCTTTGTTTGCCATAGGTGGAATTTATGACATAAAAAACCCTGTTTTCGAAAATGTTCTAGATGTAAAGGATAATAGACTAGTGGTCAAGCAAATTGAAGGAGTTATGTTCGATTCTATAAAAAAAGATACAAGCTGTGGATTAATTGAAGGTAAGTTTAGCAATGATAATGAAATAAAAGAAAAGCTAAATGCATTGACTATGCCTGAGTTCTTTAATGGATTAAAAAGCAAGGTGAAGGATTATTATGAAGGAAAATAAAAAGGCAGTAAGGCTAAAGTTATATCAAAATATGGTTAATTATAAGAAGCCAACTAGTTTTCAGCTTAAAGAGACTTACCCACTACCGCCATACTCAACTGTAATAGGTATGGTTCATAGTCTTTGTGACTATAAAGAATACAAAGAAATGGAAATAAGTGTCCAGGGGAAATACCATTCCAAAGTAAATGATTTATATACAAGATATGAGTTTAAGAATGGTATGAAGTTTGATCCTGCGAGACATCAATTACAGGCAGGAGAGTTTGGTATAAGTAGGGGGATTTCAACAGTAGAATTATTAGTTGATGTGGAACTATTGATTCATATTATTCCACAAGATCAGAGTTTGGTATCAGAGATAGAGAAAGCTTTTCTTTATCCTAGAGAATATCCTTCTTTAGGTAGGAGAGAGGACCTTGTGATTATTGAGGAAGTCAAAGTAGTAGATGTTTTTGAGGAGGAAAAAATCAAAGCATCGATTAGAGTAAGAGAAGATTACAGTGCTTATATACCTATAAATATTATAGAAGACGTAAAAATTAAAAATAATATACAAGGTATAGATGTTTCTGGGACTAGATATAAATTAAATAAAAACTATGAGTTAATTAATCATGGTACTAAGAATTCTCCCAAGATATTTAGAAAATGGAAAAAGGAAGAAGTTGTGTATGGATCTAATATATCTGCTTTAAGAAAAAAGGATGTTATATTAGATGAAGATAATAATGTAGTATTTGCAATTTAGCGAAGGAGCTGATTTTATGAATAACTTTTTAGCTAAGTCTAACCCGATAGAGACTATAAATGAACATACTGACAATCTAATAAGAAATTTCAACATATTAAAGGAGATTTATCCCAGTTTACATGTAAACTGGGATATACTATATAGAGCTTGTCTTTATCATGATCTAGGCAAGATGAATATGAAGTTTCAAGATAAAATAGAAAAAAGGAAAAAACATACGAATGAAATTCCACATGGCATATTGAGTCTACTTTTTATTGATTTCGAAACTTTAGAAAATGAAGGATATTCAGAAGATGAAATAAAATTGCTATTTCATTCCATAGCGTATCATCATGATAGAGAATTGAATTATACAGAATCTCAATTAGAAGAAGAAATTGAATCTATAAAAAAAGAGTTTAAGTATTTCAAATATGATAAATTAGATTATAAATTTGTTAATCATTATATTGAAGAAGAGTTTTTTGTTAAGAATGAAAGGATTTATGAAAAAGCAGATAACGATTTATTCTTTAAATATATCTTGGTAAAAGGTCTACTTAACAGAATAGATTATGCAGCTAGTGGAGGTATAGACGTTGAAAAAGAAAACAATTTTTTGTTACAAAACCTAGAAGAAAACCTATTGGAAAAATTCAGACTGAAAAATCCTGATGCGAAATGGAATGAACTACAGAAATACATGATAGAACATAGAGATAGTAATCTTATAATAGTAGCTCAAACTGGTATGGGGAAAACAGAAGCTGGGCTTTTATGGATAGGAAATAATAAAGGCTTCTTTACACTTCCATTAAAAACAGCTATAAATGCAATGTATAAAAGAATAACAGAAAAAATAGTAGGTGAAGACTATGAAAATAAGGTGGGACTTCTTCATTCAGATATTAAAAGAGAATATTTGAGCAGGAAAGACGATATAGATTTTGATGAATATTACAATAAAACAAGGCAGTTATCATTACCTTTAACTATATGTACATTGGATCAGATATTTGACTTTGTATATAGGTATAGGGGATTTGAACCGAAGCTTGCCACACTAGCATACTCTAAAGTAGTAATAGATGAAGTGCAGATGTATTCACCAGATCTATTAGCGTATTTGGTTGTAGGTCTTTCTTATATAGATAAAATAGGAGGAAAATTTGCTATATTGACAGCGACTTTACCTCAAATATTTGTGGAATTACTAGAAAAAGAAAATGTAAAATTTCTAAAGCCCAAACCTTTTACCAATAATAGAATAAGGCATAGCATTAAGGTGATAAATGAAAAAATGAACTCTGATTTCATTAAAGAAGTATATAAGAATAATAAGGTTCTAGTTATATGCAATACTGTAAAAGAAGCACAACGAATATATTTAGAATTGTCAGAAGATGAAAAAATCAAAAAGGATATAAAATTATTTCATAGTGGATTTATAAAAAAAGATAGGAAAATAAAAGAAAAAGAAATATTAGAATTTGGAGATAAAGAAAAGACATATGAAGGAATATGGATTACAACTCAAGTTGTAGAGGCATCTTTAGATATAGACTTTGATATCTTAGTTACAGAACTTTCAGATTTAAATGGATTATTTCAAAGATTAGGAAGATGTTATAGGGATAGAGATTGGGTTAATGAAGGATATAATTGCTACATATTTAATGGAGGAGAATCTAAATGTACAGGGGTTGGAACTGTTATAGATGAAAATATATTTAATCTTTCTAAGAAAGCCTTAGGCGAAGTAAAAGGAGTTATTACTGAAGACGAAAAGATAAGTTTAATTGACTCTATTTATAACATGGAAAACCTTAAGGATTCAAATTACTATATCGAGTTGATTGAGGCTATAGAATATGTTAAGTTAATTGAATCTTATGAGAAATCAGCTGCTGATATAAAGAGAATATTCAGAAACATAGAGTCTAAAACAGTTATTCCTAAACCTGTGTATATAGAGAATAAAGATGAGATTGAGCAATGTATACTGATACTACAAAAGGAATATAACAAGGATATGGATTCTAAGGAAAGGAAAAAACTAAAAGAAGAAAAAT
This region of Proteiniborus sp. DW1 genomic DNA includes:
- the cas6 gene encoding CRISPR-associated endoribonuclease Cas6, translating into MRYNVELALSNDNISKDKNRIVISFLKYIYESYDKNYYESLYEKEENKSKSFTFSLYMPNCKFTREEIIIPNKKIILNFSTSDMRDGILFYNAALANKGKTYRVKDNSITISKINMNKEKIITNDYAIYSSMSPVVVRKHKGDNKKTWYYSLNEEQGKEVFIENLKYQLLDNFGEERRLDIEEIAFQMLSNKEVKVKHYGIEILSNICRIKVQAKPYILDYIYKSGIGSKRNSGFGMLDLV
- the cas7i gene encoding type I-B CRISPR-associated protein Cas7/Cst2/DevR; protein product: MSNLKPKGLAISMIFEAESANYGEGVGNVASLKKLTRDRGEQYTYISRQAIRYNISEQLGENIAPVKAEGSGDKKVVQFAEKATIKDYPEIDFFGYLKTEKGTGGKKRTAKVRLSNAISLETFKGDLDFLTNKGLADRINENMNIAQSEIHRSYYRYTIVMDLDQIGIDEVYDIELSSEEKIRRVNRLLDTIAFLYRDIRGRREDLKPLFAIGGIYDIKNPVFENVLDVKDNRLVVKQIEGVMFDSIKKDTSCGLIEGKFSNDNEIKEKLNALTMPEFFNGLKSKVKDYYEGK
- a CDS encoding CRISPR-associated helicase/endonuclease Cas3; translation: MNNFLAKSNPIETINEHTDNLIRNFNILKEIYPSLHVNWDILYRACLYHDLGKMNMKFQDKIEKRKKHTNEIPHGILSLLFIDFETLENEGYSEDEIKLLFHSIAYHHDRELNYTESQLEEEIESIKKEFKYFKYDKLDYKFVNHYIEEEFFVKNERIYEKADNDLFFKYILVKGLLNRIDYAASGGIDVEKENNFLLQNLEENLLEKFRLKNPDAKWNELQKYMIEHRDSNLIIVAQTGMGKTEAGLLWIGNNKGFFTLPLKTAINAMYKRITEKIVGEDYENKVGLLHSDIKREYLSRKDDIDFDEYYNKTRQLSLPLTICTLDQIFDFVYRYRGFEPKLATLAYSKVVIDEVQMYSPDLLAYLVVGLSYIDKIGGKFAILTATLPQIFVELLEKENVKFLKPKPFTNNRIRHSIKVINEKMNSDFIKEVYKNNKVLVICNTVKEAQRIYLELSEDEKIKKDIKLFHSGFIKKDRKIKEKEILEFGDKEKTYEGIWITTQVVEASLDIDFDILVTELSDLNGLFQRLGRCYRDRDWVNEGYNCYIFNGGESKCTGVGTVIDENIFNLSKKALGEVKGVITEDEKISLIDSIYNMENLKDSNYYIELIEAIEYVKLIESYEKSAADIKRIFRNIESKTVIPKPVYIENKDEIEQCILILQKEYNKDMDSKERKKLKEEKLNARIRLDDFTLSIPLYRVDEQLLKQKNINEYEYIEVFECDYNDRLGIIYKSKGDYKKEVRSCEDRMS
- the cas5b gene encoding type I-B CRISPR-associated protein Cas5b; translated protein: MKENKKAVRLKLYQNMVNYKKPTSFQLKETYPLPPYSTVIGMVHSLCDYKEYKEMEISVQGKYHSKVNDLYTRYEFKNGMKFDPARHQLQAGEFGISRGISTVELLVDVELLIHIIPQDQSLVSEIEKAFLYPREYPSLGRREDLVIIEEVKVVDVFEEEKIKASIRVREDYSAYIPINIIEDVKIKNNIQGIDVSGTRYKLNKNYELINHGTKNSPKIFRKWKKEEVVYGSNISALRKKDVILDEDNNVVFAI
- the cas8a1 gene encoding type I-B CRISPR-associated protein Cas8b1/Cst1, with amino-acid sequence MVGEKIRLYMEDWLYNSGLVGFYNILKHAENEVVINQNYLEFDSDNLVDFEKKYFSYLMYKYKDILSLNKITSFEDFILYYEESNFENFDEKSLEITNKYISDVAKKQIKSNSYKSAYELIKSTVDILGLEKSLKTINLKKKQKIEDILPEVKDKFKLLMQIIGYMKLEDAQKYIGAKNAMYTVIKNGWNGVCFLNPQTKEKDMYIDFKDYFVDPTIEYLKIDKSRFRFSCFSCNRSMKDLTNDLSFLNSTGFDVSRKSSHVWDFQNDIAVCPICKLIYSCVPAGISYLYDKGIYINDNSSMKNAIDINNKIYMEIYKQSKEDKKLTYKALVKSINEEYNDKIKYELADIQLVRYEDEKYRFNILSKDSLRVIKGSEDDLNKLINCGFKEINTYFNVYELVVDRLLNSQNMFTLVQKMLHYKLSQPKDSHYNSYHVIRILRINTRFLKGVGCMKEKEIDIVDLGNKAGYFLRKDYGDSVDKLNGIAYRLLNSLKTNNKDSFMDTLLNCYLYVKSPVPKVFLEVFSSDEDFKTIGYAFVAGLIEGKKENINDNGNGGNDNE